Part of the Pseudomonas sp. Leaf58 genome is shown below.
CGCGTGGCCGTGGATGCCGAACTGTTCGCCCACCTCGCCAAGAGCAGTGACCTGGCGGCAGACACCCAGGCCCTGGACCTCGCCCTGTTCCAACTGAAACTCAAACCGCAAGCCACCGACGCCCGCGCCTGGCCCGCCCGCAGCCAGGCCGCGCTGGCCCTGCTGCGCCGCCAGGCTGTGTGCCTGGGCCTGCAGCTGACGCTGGCCTTGGCTGCCCTGCTGACATTGCCTTTGAAGGGATGATTACCCACCCATGCTCGCCAACCTCACGGCCTACCTGATCACCTCCGCCGCCCGCCTGATCACCGGCGCCCGTGCCCTGTGGCTGGGCTGCACGCCGTTGCCAGTACAGCGCCTGTACTTCGCCAACCACAGCAGCCACGGTGACTTCGTGCTGCTGTGGGCCTCACTGCCACAGCCGCTGCGCAAGCGTACCCGGCCGGTGGCCGGCGCCGACTACTGGGCCAAACCTGGCATTCGTGACTTCCTCATTCGCAAGGTCTTCAATGGCGTGCTGATCAACCGGCAACGCAGTGACGGCCAAGGCAGCCCGTTGCAGCCGGTTCTCGAAGCCGTGGCCCAGGGCGACTCGCTGATCTTCTTCCCGGAGGGTACGCGCAA
Proteins encoded:
- a CDS encoding lysophospholipid acyltransferase family protein, with the translated sequence MLANLTAYLITSAARLITGARALWLGCTPLPVQRLYFANHSSHGDFVLLWASLPQPLRKRTRPVAGADYWAKPGIRDFLIRKVFNGVLINRQRSDGQGSPLQPVLEAVAQGDSLIFFPEGTRNLGDEPLMPFRSGLYHLAAANPEVELVPVWIANLNRVMPKGRALPLPLLCTLSFGEPLHLHADESKQAFLERASQALLNLAPKEA